The Euphorbia lathyris chromosome 3, ddEupLath1.1, whole genome shotgun sequence genome contains a region encoding:
- the LOC136224396 gene encoding aspartic proteinase CDR1-like: MSQSQISSSAYLFLHITILSILISSVAPKSPNGFSLELIHRDSAKLDERLRFELSFYDGTGYLVKLQFGNPSIPIYLVPDTGSDLFWTQCEPCEERFHQQPPIYNSSTSRTYSKLSCEHPFCRNNKSDFKCQNGECVYKIEYLSDSITEGVVASEIFHPDPSNNNTQMKIYFGCSRKSRNFGPYELSGRFGGILGLDMSPVSFLQQLGDITQQRFSYCLPPPVTQGNGTTFLRFGDEIVTQGRTFKSTPIVSPPNQYSYYLNLQDISVAGRRLNIPRNTFTLKRDGTGGCIVDSGTSITRLIAPAYQQVLKAFQAHFDSYGLQRVNATAETHLELCYRHRQTLPKVKLASMTYHFEGADFEVRPAFIYRTANDPDVFCVQISSSQSESILGSRQQINTRFIYDVRARKIYFSWEDCEGDR, encoded by the coding sequence ATGTCTCAATCTCAAATTTCATCATCagcttatctcttcctccacaTCACTATTCTCTCTATACTTATCTCCTCTGTTGCTCCAAAGTCTCCTAATGGATTTAGCCTTGAGCTCATCCATAGAGATTCTGCCAAATTAGATGAAAGATTAAGATTTGAATTAAGCTTTTATGATGGTACAGGCTATCTTGTGAAATTACAGTTTGGTAATCCTTCCATACCAATATACCTCGTACCTGATACTGGCAGTGATCTTTTTTGGACACAATGTGAACCATGTGAAGAGAGATTTCATCAACAGCCTCCAATCTACAACTCATCTACTTCACGCACCTACTCAAAGCTTTCTTGTGAGCATCCTTTCTGTAGAAACAATAAATCTGATTTCAAATGCCAAAATGGTGAATGTGTTTATAAGATTGAATACTTGAGTGATTCTATAACCGAAGGAGTTGTTGCTTCTGAGATATTTCATCCTGATCCTTCTAATAATAATACCCAAATGAAAATATATTTCGGTTGTTCGAGAAAGAGTCGAAATTTTGGGCCTTATGAACTATCAGGGAGGTTTGGAGGTATCCTGGGTTTGGATATGTCTCCGGTTTCTTTTTTGCAACAATTAGGTGATATAACTCAACAACGTTTTTCTTATTGCTTGCCTCCACCCGTTACACAAGGAAATGGTACTACTTTCTTGAGGTTTGGGGATGAAATTGTTACTCAAGGAAGGACATTCAAATCGACCCCAATTGTATCTCCACCAAATCAATACTCTTACTATCTAAACTTACAAGATATAAGTGTTGCAGGCCGTCGATTAAACATTCCTCGTAACACCTTTACGCTGAAACGTGATGGAACAGGTGGCTGCATTGTAGATTCGGGAACATCAATCACTCGTTTGATTGCTCCGGCTTATCAACAAGTGCTTAAGGCATTTCAAGCCCATTTTGATAGCTATGGACTTCAACGAGTTAATGCTACTGCTGAAACTCATCTCGAATTGTGTTACAGACATAGACAGACATTGCCTAAAGTAAAATTAGCCTCGATGACATACCATTTCGAGGGAGCTGATTTTGAGGTGAGACCAGCTTTCATCTATCGAACCGCAAATGATCCTGATGTTTTTTGTGTGCAAATTAGTAGTTCCCAAAGTGAATCTATATTGGGATCACGGCAACAAATTAATACGCGATTCATTTATGATGTACGTGCTCGCAAAATATATTTCTCTTGGGAGGATTGCGAGGGTGATAGGTGA